From the Maioricimonas rarisocia genome, one window contains:
- a CDS encoding DUF262 domain-containing protein: MYQTGGTIKETLEAIQQKKYVLPAIQREFVWKPEQIARLFDSLMQGYPFGTFLYWKVAKPNSSKYKFYSFVCNYHERDNPHCPQLPIFYDNELTAVLDGQQRLTALNIGLRGSMAWRLPYKWKNNPNAYPERHLYLDLLADHGDADESGEKYRFEFLTEERAEPGAPIECWFKVSDILGMQSGPSMLAWLNEQLPQDKLNQAFATLDQLYQVVHNKNLISYYEEKSQRLERVLNIFIRMNSGGTVLSYSDLLLSIAVAQWSGDARKEIHTLVDELNSTGDGFAFSKDLVLKAGLMLADIGSVGFKVENFNRENMETLEERWPDVKRSLKVSVQLLASFGFTEKTLRADSAVLPIAYYICRRKLDSKYVSQSKYASDRKKIRTWLIRSLLKASGVWGSGLDTLLTAIRETITANGGDGFPSEKLHEVMAKRGKSLHFGPEEIDELVEMQYGDKRLFALLTLLFPFVDVTNHHFHIDHVFPKSRFTKSRLKKAGVPDDDIDEFKELVNCLPNLQLLEGAENIEKQAAMPKEWMEAALTASARTNYCDNHALGDVPESLTEFRQFYEARSGALRSRIVQLLAAKDAEPSAPDTVTDRGRV; this comes from the coding sequence ATGTACCAGACTGGCGGAACGATCAAGGAGACACTGGAAGCGATCCAGCAGAAGAAGTATGTGCTGCCAGCGATCCAGAGAGAGTTCGTCTGGAAGCCCGAGCAGATCGCCCGCCTCTTCGACAGCCTGATGCAAGGCTATCCCTTCGGCACCTTTCTGTACTGGAAGGTCGCTAAGCCAAACAGCAGCAAGTACAAGTTCTACTCCTTCGTGTGCAATTACCACGAGAGGGACAATCCGCACTGCCCCCAGCTTCCGATATTTTACGACAACGAACTCACTGCCGTTCTGGACGGGCAGCAGCGGCTCACTGCACTGAACATCGGGCTGCGTGGATCGATGGCGTGGCGGCTTCCCTACAAGTGGAAGAACAATCCGAACGCCTATCCTGAACGGCATCTCTACCTCGATCTCCTTGCCGACCACGGTGACGCAGACGAGAGCGGTGAGAAATACCGCTTCGAGTTCTTGACCGAGGAACGCGCCGAGCCGGGAGCCCCCATCGAATGCTGGTTCAAGGTGAGCGACATCCTCGGAATGCAAAGCGGCCCGTCAATGCTCGCCTGGCTCAACGAGCAACTGCCGCAGGACAAGCTCAACCAGGCATTCGCCACACTTGATCAGCTTTATCAGGTGGTCCACAACAAGAATCTGATTTCGTACTACGAGGAGAAGAGCCAGAGACTTGAGAGAGTTCTCAACATCTTCATCCGGATGAACAGCGGTGGGACAGTGCTGTCGTACTCCGACCTGCTCCTGTCCATCGCCGTGGCGCAATGGTCGGGCGATGCGAGGAAGGAAATCCACACGCTGGTCGACGAACTCAACTCAACGGGGGATGGATTTGCGTTCTCGAAAGACCTCGTGCTGAAGGCTGGCCTGATGCTGGCCGACATCGGGAGCGTGGGCTTTAAGGTCGAGAACTTCAATCGGGAGAACATGGAGACTCTCGAAGAGCGGTGGCCCGACGTGAAGCGGTCCCTGAAGGTCTCTGTGCAACTGCTCGCCAGCTTCGGCTTCACCGAGAAGACGCTCCGTGCCGACAGTGCGGTCCTGCCCATCGCCTACTACATCTGCCGTCGCAAGCTCGACAGCAAGTACGTCTCACAGAGCAAGTACGCAAGTGACCGAAAGAAGATTCGAACCTGGCTGATCCGCAGTTTGCTGAAGGCGTCCGGTGTTTGGGGTAGTGGCCTCGACACCTTGCTGACGGCGATTCGGGAAACCATCACGGCAAATGGCGGGGATGGATTTCCCTCCGAGAAGCTGCACGAGGTGATGGCCAAGCGAGGCAAGTCGCTGCATTTCGGTCCCGAGGAGATCGACGAACTCGTGGAGATGCAGTACGGGGACAAGCGATTATTTGCGTTGCTGACCCTACTGTTCCCCTTCGTGGACGTGACCAATCACCACTTCCACATCGACCATGTGTTCCCGAAGTCCCGTTTTACGAAATCTCGACTGAAGAAGGCGGGGGTGCCGGATGACGACATCGACGAGTTCAAGGAATTGGTGAACTGCCTGCCCAACCTTCAACTTCTTGAAGGTGCGGAGAACATCGAGAAGCAGGCAGCGATGCCGAAGGAGTGGATGGAAGCGGCGCTCACAGCCTCTGCACGCACGAACTATTGCGACAATCATGCGCTGGGGGACGTACCCGAATCGCTAACGGAGTTCCGACAGTTCTACGAGGCACGCAGCGGAGCACTCCGCTCACGAATCGTCCAGCTTCTTGCGGCGAAGGATGCCGAGCCGTCGGCACCAGACACGGTCACTGACCGAGGTAGAGTTTGA
- a CDS encoding PEP-CTERM sorting domain-containing protein: MGRANLDGSGRTTLIADGDVTSMGGLSSGLQSIDQITLDPINGKLFVADGFGGNKLIRANLDGTGIETIGTGNAVGVLFVDVTPVPEPSSLALLGMGLLSLGGTRLRQRKSSGND, translated from the coding sequence GTGGGACGGGCGAACCTGGACGGCAGCGGCCGGACAACGCTGATTGCCGACGGGGACGTGACTTCGATGGGAGGCCTGTCGAGCGGACTGCAGTCGATCGACCAGATCACACTCGACCCAATCAACGGGAAGCTGTTCGTGGCGGACGGCTTTGGCGGCAATAAGCTGATCCGCGCCAATCTGGACGGAACGGGCATCGAGACGATCGGCACCGGCAATGCCGTCGGCGTCCTGTTCGTCGATGTGACTCCGGTCCCGGAGCCGTCGTCGCTGGCACTGCTCGGCATGGGCCTGCTGAGCCTGGGCGGCACGCGCCTCCGCCAGCGGAAGTCCTCTGGCAATGACTGA
- a CDS encoding IS4 family transposase, which translates to MAMLQLEINDWAQENFGACQLGDVRRTRRAVKLAAQVAARPDGSTPEQTEAWPDCKAAYRLFDRDEVTFDALCEPHWELTRNRDGGTWLLLGDTTEIDFRIQREISGLGPTGDGKGRGFFLHSSLMIDADTGEIAGLAGAELFHRKPAPKGETRRQQMNRERESEVWGRVIDRVGTPPEGAHFIHVFDAGADNFEVFCHLQIQKCGWVIQAAHKHRRVFGPEGDRLPLQALIDRQPVSGMSELSLRSRKQASGTKQSSRTALLEVRHAPLTMPIPKTQTPFVQQCGIKRIPMWVIDIREVDAPADVKEPLHWVLLTSEPVQSFDDARTVIGWYEKRPVIEDYHKCLKTGCRVEERQYETSERLEAVTGMLSVVAIRLLQLKYVARSEPNVPAKRVVPPTWLEMLQAVQRGKRQIRTVRDFFRSLAMLGGFLGRKSDGEPGWITIWRGMNKLLMYLRGAAAIGRRYG; encoded by the coding sequence ATGGCCATGCTGCAGCTGGAGATCAACGATTGGGCCCAGGAGAATTTTGGAGCATGTCAGTTGGGTGACGTTCGAAGAACCAGGCGGGCAGTGAAACTCGCCGCGCAAGTAGCCGCTCGCCCCGATGGCAGCACTCCCGAACAGACGGAAGCCTGGCCCGACTGCAAGGCTGCGTACCGCCTGTTTGACCGGGACGAGGTGACGTTCGATGCGCTGTGCGAACCGCACTGGGAACTGACACGCAACCGTGATGGAGGCACCTGGCTGCTGCTCGGTGACACGACCGAGATTGACTTCCGGATCCAGCGCGAGATCTCCGGACTGGGACCAACCGGTGACGGCAAGGGCCGGGGTTTCTTCCTGCACTCGTCGCTGATGATTGATGCGGACACGGGGGAGATTGCCGGGCTGGCCGGTGCGGAACTGTTTCATCGCAAACCGGCCCCCAAGGGCGAAACCCGCCGTCAACAGATGAACCGCGAACGGGAATCGGAGGTCTGGGGCCGGGTGATTGACCGTGTCGGCACGCCGCCGGAGGGAGCCCACTTTATTCACGTGTTCGATGCTGGGGCAGATAATTTTGAAGTCTTCTGTCATCTGCAGATCCAGAAGTGCGGATGGGTGATCCAAGCCGCGCACAAACATCGTCGGGTGTTCGGTCCGGAAGGGGACCGCCTGCCGCTGCAGGCGCTGATCGACCGGCAGCCGGTCAGCGGAATGTCTGAACTGTCGCTCCGATCGCGCAAACAGGCATCGGGCACCAAACAGTCGTCCCGCACAGCCCTGCTCGAAGTCCGGCATGCGCCGTTGACCATGCCGATCCCGAAGACACAGACTCCCTTCGTGCAGCAGTGCGGGATCAAACGGATACCGATGTGGGTGATCGACATCCGGGAAGTGGATGCACCGGCCGACGTGAAAGAACCGCTGCACTGGGTGCTGCTGACCTCCGAACCGGTGCAGAGCTTCGACGATGCGCGGACCGTGATCGGCTGGTATGAGAAACGGCCGGTGATTGAGGACTATCACAAGTGCCTGAAAACGGGCTGTCGCGTGGAAGAACGGCAGTACGAGACCAGTGAGCGTCTGGAAGCCGTGACGGGCATGCTGAGCGTGGTCGCCATACGTTTGCTGCAGCTGAAGTATGTGGCGCGGTCCGAACCGAACGTCCCCGCGAAACGGGTTGTTCCGCCGACATGGCTGGAGATGCTGCAGGCCGTCCAGCGAGGCAAACGACAGATCAGGACGGTCCGCGACTTCTTTCGTTCGCTGGCCATGCTTGGCGGATTCCTCGGTCGCAAATCGGACGGTGAGCCGGGCTGGATCACCATCTGGCGCGGTATGAACAAGCTCCTGATGTACCTCCGCGGGGCCGCCGCCATCGGCCGTAGATATGGGTAA
- a CDS encoding NHL repeat-containing protein: MRFLLTFVFVLCFSAPAQAGLVFYSSDFDIFRADEDGQNGTAIVTDVAARHLAYNPADDKLYWVSEFYTKIQRSNLDGTDVETLLDTGLSQPVGLAIDSVNGHIYFSDLGSDRISRINLDGTGRVDLITSGLSVPRGIALDVANGHFYWTDEGTDSIRRADLDGTNHVNIVTGLDASSLPIFL; this comes from the coding sequence GTGAGATTTCTGCTGACGTTTGTTTTCGTACTTTGCTTCTCGGCCCCGGCACAGGCCGGGCTCGTCTTCTACTCCTCCGACTTCGACATCTTCCGCGCCGACGAGGACGGCCAGAACGGGACCGCGATCGTCACCGACGTGGCGGCCCGGCATCTCGCCTACAACCCTGCCGATGACAAGCTGTACTGGGTGTCGGAGTTCTACACAAAGATTCAGCGCTCGAACCTCGACGGAACCGACGTCGAAACGCTGCTGGATACCGGCCTGAGCCAGCCGGTTGGCCTGGCAATCGATTCGGTCAACGGACACATCTACTTCAGCGATCTCGGCTCCGACCGGATCAGCCGCATCAATCTCGACGGCACCGGTCGCGTGGACCTGATCACCAGCGGCCTCAGCGTTCCGCGGGGGATCGCGCTCGATGTGGCGAACGGCCACTTCTACTGGACGGACGAGGGGACCGACTCGATCCGACGGGCCGATCTGGACGGCACGAACCACGTCAACATCGTCACCGGGCTCGACGCCTCGTCATTACCCATATTTTTGTAA
- a CDS encoding methylamine utilization protein MauJ, which translates to MTTRAPGEDAALRAAIVFFGQMLDSLTIAIDQPLSLSSVETTRPARRPHEVRRVVDESEFEMAFAEAQLLREGSPSFLRALGWYRKGRYAEDPLDAYLALWNSIEIVASKYYRYVDSVDKERAKNGAKSQVWECFKALWGDCSEWPFIPGDSDWIDTSYSTRKDIAHGIKKLTVEHITAVGEKRQQISDVAHRFLRDWRERLLECDRGTPSEMLPSD; encoded by the coding sequence GTGACAACGCGAGCGCCGGGCGAGGACGCTGCACTCAGGGCCGCGATTGTCTTTTTCGGGCAAATGCTCGACTCGCTGACGATCGCGATTGATCAACCACTGTCTCTCAGCTCCGTCGAAACGACTCGTCCCGCTCGCCGCCCTCACGAGGTGCGTCGCGTTGTCGACGAGTCCGAATTCGAGATGGCGTTTGCCGAAGCCCAGCTTCTACGCGAGGGAAGCCCGTCGTTTCTGCGTGCGCTCGGCTGGTATCGGAAGGGCCGCTATGCCGAGGACCCTCTGGACGCGTATCTGGCTCTCTGGAACTCGATTGAGATTGTTGCTTCGAAGTACTACCGGTACGTGGATTCCGTAGACAAAGAGCGAGCCAAGAACGGGGCGAAAAGCCAGGTGTGGGAGTGCTTCAAAGCTCTCTGGGGGGACTGCAGCGAGTGGCCCTTCATTCCGGGGGATTCCGACTGGATCGACACGAGCTACTCGACCCGCAAAGACATTGCTCACGGAATCAAAAAACTGACGGTCGAGCACATCACCGCAGTCGGAGAGAAGCGACAACAAATCTCCGACGTTGCTCACCGCTTTCTCCGCGACTGGAGAGAACGGCTTCTCGAATGCGATCGGGGGACGCCCAGCGAAATGCTCCCGTCAGATTGA
- a CDS encoding replicative DNA helicase, with the protein MMSKLESIDGGAERALVGSILLDPSWLDEIDGIVSAGDLANPGLAIMFQAAVDLHRTGTPIDPISVGRLLESHDLLAKVGGAVGIHDALNEVPHADHCEFYASVVRADADRRRAQSVGKELQNATSDRSRDLGEIVAEARRGLDAVEDRGRDVEPVSILDALADWRAGYGEHERATPTGFPELDHRLNGGLRAGNLLVLAARPATGKTALACSLASQLACATQVLFVSCEMTCTELLERLLAAESGLPLERIRTGRLDSSDEQRIAEAQERMAGRRLSIDDIPGQTVSRIAATARRYRRRHGLGLIVVDYLQILASKDKRANRESEVAAMSRGLKSLARELEIPVIALSQLNRAVEYREVKRPRLSDLRESGAIEQDADIVLLLHRAAMHEPGAPDDEAELIIAKNRNGTTGVVRLLWDGRTTRFRPVV; encoded by the coding sequence ATGATGTCAAAACTCGAAAGCATCGACGGGGGTGCGGAACGGGCACTCGTCGGGTCGATCCTGCTGGACCCGTCTTGGCTCGATGAGATCGACGGAATCGTCTCAGCAGGCGATCTGGCCAACCCTGGGCTCGCGATCATGTTTCAGGCCGCTGTCGACCTGCACCGGACCGGAACTCCGATTGACCCGATCAGCGTGGGCCGACTCCTGGAATCGCACGATTTGCTTGCGAAAGTGGGCGGAGCTGTCGGCATCCACGATGCACTCAACGAAGTTCCCCATGCCGACCACTGCGAGTTCTATGCCTCCGTCGTCCGTGCCGACGCAGATCGCCGACGAGCTCAATCAGTTGGGAAAGAGTTACAGAACGCCACGTCGGACAGGTCACGCGATCTCGGAGAGATCGTCGCCGAGGCACGCCGTGGACTGGATGCCGTCGAAGACCGGGGCCGGGACGTCGAGCCGGTATCAATCCTGGATGCTCTCGCCGACTGGCGGGCTGGTTACGGAGAACACGAGCGAGCTACCCCGACCGGATTTCCAGAACTGGATCACCGACTGAACGGTGGCCTGCGGGCGGGAAACCTCTTGGTGCTGGCGGCGCGACCTGCTACCGGAAAGACTGCGTTGGCATGCTCCCTCGCATCGCAACTTGCCTGCGCAACTCAAGTCCTATTCGTGTCGTGCGAGATGACCTGCACGGAACTGCTCGAGCGTCTCCTGGCGGCCGAGTCCGGATTACCGCTCGAACGAATTCGCACGGGGCGGCTCGACTCTAGTGACGAGCAGCGTATCGCCGAAGCCCAGGAGCGGATGGCCGGGCGTCGTCTCTCCATTGACGATATCCCTGGACAGACCGTCTCGAGAATTGCTGCGACGGCACGGCGGTATCGGCGGCGGCACGGTTTAGGACTGATCGTCGTCGATTACCTTCAGATTCTCGCCTCTAAAGACAAACGAGCGAATCGGGAGTCCGAGGTGGCGGCCATGTCGCGCGGGCTCAAATCCCTGGCCAGAGAGTTGGAGATTCCGGTGATCGCGTTATCTCAGCTCAACCGGGCGGTCGAGTATCGCGAGGTCAAGCGCCCCCGACTCTCTGACCTGCGCGAGTCGGGAGCGATCGAACAGGATGCCGACATCGTGCTCCTGCTGCATCGCGCAGCCATGCACGAACCCGGCGCACCGGACGACGAGGCCGAGCTGATCATCGCGAAAAACCGCAACGGGACGACCGGAGTTGTGCGCCTGTTATGGGACGGCAGAACGACACGATTTCGACCGGTCGTGTGA
- a CDS encoding helix-turn-helix domain-containing protein, which produces MSLPENLASRQRMILNTNLPMQQKLMLLSLALHIGNNEHTWASVETLAKSCSMKVRTAERQLTSLMDGGIVFSRRRTGQSALRSIIWSAVERELPPDARDSSNGPATSNGADPSPVADSDPPPVADKRTKRNNKRNTNGSRGGVSNGHPGTKQFCSDADFGGDDLLRRGMEVLVRMEADGLTRPEHRVQALTCWQYCRHAHARDDPGRLRHPAAFFVQCVKRRDWSRGSDEMEDRARQFLRKQERQAADAGKASEGRNGATESVAALANRFRAAPVPDDLVATEVA; this is translated from the coding sequence ATGAGCCTGCCTGAGAACCTGGCCAGCCGCCAGCGAATGATTTTGAACACGAACTTACCTATGCAGCAGAAGTTGATGCTGCTCTCGCTTGCGCTTCACATCGGCAACAACGAACACACGTGGGCAAGTGTCGAGACGCTGGCGAAGAGCTGCTCGATGAAAGTTCGGACGGCAGAACGCCAACTCACATCGTTGATGGATGGTGGAATCGTCTTCAGCAGGCGAAGAACCGGTCAATCCGCTCTCCGCTCCATCATCTGGAGTGCAGTGGAACGGGAGCTCCCACCGGACGCCCGCGATTCCAGCAATGGTCCCGCCACCAGTAACGGAGCAGACCCGTCGCCAGTGGCGGATTCGGACCCGCCACCAGTGGCGGACAAAAGAACCAAGAGAAACAACAAGAGAAACACCAACGGGAGTCGAGGAGGTGTTTCGAATGGGCATCCGGGGACAAAGCAATTCTGCTCGGACGCCGACTTCGGTGGAGACGATCTGCTGCGACGCGGAATGGAAGTTCTCGTTCGAATGGAGGCGGATGGTCTGACCCGTCCCGAGCATCGCGTTCAGGCCCTGACGTGCTGGCAATACTGCCGCCACGCACACGCTCGAGATGATCCGGGCCGCCTGCGACATCCGGCAGCCTTCTTCGTCCAATGCGTGAAGCGCCGCGACTGGAGTCGCGGAAGCGACGAAATGGAAGACCGGGCTCGACAATTCTTGAGGAAGCAGGAACGCCAGGCAGCGGATGCCGGCAAGGCATCGGAAGGTCGGAACGGGGCGACCGAATCTGTCGCTGCACTCGCTAACAGATTTCGGGCGGCACCGGTTCCAGACGATCTCGTTGCCACGGAGGTGGCATGA
- a CDS encoding helix-turn-helix domain-containing protein encodes MKSDRPAPTVRTYLTVRELAAQLQIKADTVRDLIRRGELRAVNVARNPNGRPRWRIPPEAVAEFEATRAPKPAEPRRKRRRRSDGVLDLIR; translated from the coding sequence ATGAAAAGTGATCGCCCCGCCCCCACCGTGCGGACGTATCTCACCGTTCGTGAACTTGCCGCCCAGCTGCAAATAAAAGCAGACACGGTGCGTGATCTCATCCGCCGCGGCGAGCTGCGGGCGGTCAACGTGGCGCGAAATCCGAATGGCCGCCCCCGCTGGCGAATTCCGCCAGAGGCTGTCGCCGAATTCGAAGCGACGCGGGCACCGAAACCAGCGGAGCCGCGGCGGAAACGCCGCCGTCGCTCTGATGGTGTGCTGGACTTAATCCGGTAG